A DNA window from Thalassospiraceae bacterium LMO-JJ14 contains the following coding sequences:
- a CDS encoding DegT/DnrJ/EryC1/StrS family aminotransferase, producing MSRSERLALLGGSPVIDTPFADYQSMGAAEEGAVKRVVQSGCLSGFFGSPGPEFGGGPEVRGFEDDWCARFGIKHTISVNSATSGLVAAMGAVGVSPGDEVIVPPWTMSATVAAPIFYGGIPVFADIEDETFCIDPDEVAKQITDKTRAIVCVNLFGHPAHLAKLRTLADANGIYLIEDNAQSPLGSEHGKPAGCIGHIGIYSLNFHKHIHTGEGGMCVTDDDDLATRLKLIRNHGENCTDMLGDGPIANMVGLNLRMTEMSAAVGRVQLANADAHVEARERIAKRLTDGLQGLEGLTPPVTRDGCRHNFYVWMMKVDENALGLSRALFSEALSAEGFPHATGYVAPLYRLPMFRERIAIGRDGWPFTLTDRTYDDLHCPVTEDMHNRRALLFEPCAYDLSDADVDKMIAAVRKVHAGRDQLNAHIAAEVST from the coding sequence ATGAGCCGATCGGAAAGACTGGCATTGCTGGGCGGCAGCCCCGTGATCGACACCCCCTTCGCAGATTATCAGTCCATGGGCGCGGCGGAAGAGGGCGCCGTCAAACGTGTCGTGCAATCCGGCTGCCTGTCCGGTTTCTTCGGCAGTCCCGGACCAGAATTCGGCGGCGGACCGGAAGTGCGTGGTTTCGAGGACGACTGGTGCGCGCGTTTCGGCATCAAGCACACGATCAGCGTCAACTCCGCGACCAGCGGGCTTGTCGCGGCGATGGGCGCCGTCGGCGTATCACCCGGAGACGAGGTCATCGTGCCGCCATGGACCATGTCGGCCACCGTCGCAGCGCCGATCTTTTATGGCGGCATTCCGGTGTTCGCCGACATCGAGGACGAGACCTTCTGCATCGACCCGGACGAAGTCGCCAAACAGATTACGGACAAGACCAGGGCCATTGTCTGCGTCAATTTGTTCGGTCATCCGGCACACTTGGCCAAGCTGCGCACCCTCGCTGATGCCAACGGAATTTACCTGATCGAAGATAACGCCCAGTCGCCGTTGGGCTCTGAACACGGCAAGCCCGCCGGATGCATAGGCCACATCGGAATCTACAGCCTGAATTTTCACAAGCACATCCACACCGGTGAAGGCGGCATGTGCGTCACCGACGATGACGACCTGGCGACACGCCTCAAATTGATTCGCAATCACGGTGAAAACTGTACCGATATGCTTGGGGACGGACCGATTGCCAACATGGTCGGCTTGAACCTGCGCATGACGGAGATGAGCGCCGCCGTCGGACGCGTGCAGCTTGCCAACGCGGATGCCCACGTCGAGGCCCGCGAACGGATCGCCAAACGCCTGACCGACGGCCTGCAGGGACTTGAAGGATTGACGCCGCCCGTTACCCGCGATGGATGCCGGCATAATTTCTATGTCTGGATGATGAAGGTCGACGAGAATGCCCTGGGGCTGAGCCGGGCATTGTTCAGCGAGGCCTTAAGCGCCGAAGGCTTCCCCCACGCCACCGGTTATGTCGCGCCCCTGTACCGGTTGCCGATGTTCAGGGAGCGTATCGCCATAGGCCGTGACGGCTGGCCGTTCACGCTAACCGACCGTACTTATGACGATTTGCACTGTCCCGTCACCGAAGACATGCACAATCGCCGCGCCTTGCTGTTCGAACCCTGTGCCTATGATCTCAGCGACGCGGATGTCGACAAGATGATCGCCGCCGTCAGAAAAGTTCACGCCGGGCGCGACCAGCTAAATGCGCACATAGCCGCCGAGGTCAGCACATGA